Proteins from a single region of Sylvia atricapilla isolate bSylAtr1 chromosome 9, bSylAtr1.pri, whole genome shotgun sequence:
- the PTGER3 gene encoding prostaglandin E2 receptor EP3 subtype produces the protein MSPWQQRPPNASAAGGLAPRGNGTGRAERGSAVSVAIPLTMMLTGIVGNALAMLLVFRSYRAKGSRRKRSFLLCIGSLALTDMLGQLLTSPIVISVYLSGRPWATMDPSGRLCDFFGFSMTVFGLCPLLIASAMAVERALAIRAPHWYASHLSPRATERGLLAIWAAGVALALLPLAGLGRYSLQWPGTWCFISTAGGSAFAAAFASLGLLSLVVTGACNLATIQALVSRCRAKAGGAQPGSRWGRIATETLLQLLGIMCVLSACWSPLLITMLRMVAEHGAGPCRGESPRWEVRRECDLSLTAVRLASLNQILDPWVYLLLRKILLRRCRQAASAVSKCSNAECRERSLTASEGTRRTAA, from the exons AtgagcccctggcagcagcGGCCGCCCAACGCCAGCGCGGCCGGCGGGCTGGCCCCGCGGGGGAACGGCACGGGCCGGGCCGAGCGCGGCAGCGCCGTGTCCGTGGCCATCCCGCTGACCATGATGCTGACGGGCATCGTGGGCAATGCCCTGGCCATGCTGTTGGTGTTCCGCAGCTACCGCGCCAAGGGCAGCCGCAGGAAGCGCTCGTTCCTGCTGTGCATCGGCTCCCTGGCGCTCACCGACATGCTGGGCCAGCTGCTCACCAGCCCCATCGTCATCTCCGTCTACCTGTCCGGCCGGCCCTGGGCCACCATGGACCCCTCGGGCCGCCTCTGCGACTTCTTCGGCTTCAGCATGACGGTGTTCGGGCTGTGCCCGCTGCTGATCGCCAGCGCCATGGCCGTGGAGCGGGCTCTGGCCATCCGCGCCCCGCACTGGTACGCCAGCCACTTGAGCCCGCGGGCCACCGAGCGCGGGCTGCTCGCCATCTGGGCGGCCGGCGTGGCCCTGGCGCTGCTGCCGCTGGCCGGCCTGGGCCGCTACTCCCTGCAGTGGCCCGGCACCTGGTGCTTCATCAGCACGGCCGGAGGCAGCGCCTTCGCCGCCGCCTTCGCCTCGCTGGGGCTGCTGTCGCTGGTGGTCACCGGCGCCTGTAACCTGGCCACCATCCAGGCGCTGGTGTCCCGCTGCCGCGCCAAGGCCGGcggggctcagcccggctcgCGGTGGGGCCGCATCGCCACCGAGacgctgctgcagctgctgggcatCATGTGCGTGCTGTCGGCCTGCTGGTCACCGCTGCTG ATCACCATGCTGAGGATGGTGGCGGAGCacggggccgggccgtgccggggcgaGTCCCCGCGCTGGGAGGTGCGCCGGGAGTGTGACCTGTCGCTGACGGCCGTGCGCCTGGCCTCCCTCAACCAGATCCTGGACCCTTGGGTGTACCTGCTGCTGCGCAAGATCCTGCTGCGCCGCTGCCGCCAGGCCGCCAGCGCCGTGTCCAAGTGCTCCAACGCCGAGTGCCGGGAGCGCTCCCTCACCGCGTCTGAGGGCACCCGCCGCACCGCCGCCTga